A single window of Paenibacillus sp. FSL H8-0537 DNA harbors:
- a CDS encoding AraC family transcriptional regulator encodes MGYAYEELAQYFADTPLRLYGVYRTRLEANRIYGGHVDKPTTKCAVIIALDGEAEFIFDDKERYLLVPGKVLIGGVGRQLEILSGEQGFRYCLAHYLPIDSIQVKANEFIELNGSPAGAAPARQPQDIAVLEAALSPDLLRLVDALIEADSSPDFMNLLEKKSIFYQVVANLLQSERHGQNKESYPVIEDAILYIQAHFMEPITLAALAERYKLKSKYFSHLFTKYTGMGPIDYLIHYRMNKAQEWLQTKQFSVSAVARSVGYVDPYYFSRLFKKYKGIAPSQVVLSSRELER; translated from the coding sequence GTGGGTTACGCTTACGAGGAGTTGGCTCAATACTTTGCTGATACGCCGCTTAGGCTGTACGGTGTGTACCGAACACGGCTTGAAGCGAACCGGATTTACGGTGGTCATGTGGACAAGCCGACGACAAAGTGTGCTGTCATTATTGCGCTGGATGGGGAAGCGGAGTTTATATTCGATGACAAAGAGCGCTACCTCCTAGTACCGGGCAAGGTACTGATCGGTGGCGTGGGCAGGCAGCTTGAGATTCTCTCCGGTGAACAAGGATTTCGGTATTGTTTGGCTCATTATTTACCCATTGATTCTATCCAAGTCAAAGCTAACGAATTTATCGAGTTGAATGGGAGTCCGGCTGGAGCAGCACCAGCGAGACAGCCACAGGATATTGCCGTGCTGGAGGCTGCGCTTTCGCCCGATCTTCTTCGGCTCGTTGACGCACTGATTGAGGCAGATTCCTCCCCCGATTTCATGAACTTGCTGGAGAAGAAGTCGATCTTCTATCAGGTCGTTGCCAACCTATTGCAATCGGAGCGGCATGGCCAGAATAAGGAAAGCTATCCGGTAATTGAGGATGCTATCCTGTATATCCAAGCGCATTTCATGGAGCCCATTACTCTTGCGGCGCTAGCCGAGCGATACAAGCTGAAGTCCAAGTATTTCTCGCATCTATTCACTAAGTATACGGGGATGGGACCCATCGACTACCTGATTCACTACCGGATGAACAAAGCGCAGGAGTGGCTGCAGACAAAGCAATTCTCAGTATCCGCCGTTGCTCGCAGCGTTGGATACGTAGACCCGTATTATTTCAGCAGATTGTTTAAAAAATATAAAGGAATCGCCCCCAGCCAGGTTGTACTGAGCAGCAGGGAGCTTGAACGCTGA
- a CDS encoding SDR family NAD(P)-dependent oxidoreductase — protein MKTYLVFGASKGLGDAFVRGVPEQGDKVWVVSRSKPESLDLNDGVERIWIQADLSELHAAALVTDKLQNETVDVLIYNVGLWEKEGFEDHYTFDKDEPADISQLIHVNITSAIVCIQAVLPHIRQSTAGKIILIGSTAGLNNSNSTQVSFVASKFAIRGITEALREHTRSDGIAVTCINPGELAAEIPYEEGSERALSAYNGTRIPLQDIVALVKCVVSLSKASCVKEINIPALTDMNT, from the coding sequence ATGAAAACCTATCTTGTATTCGGTGCCAGCAAAGGATTAGGAGATGCATTCGTCAGAGGAGTTCCTGAGCAAGGAGATAAAGTATGGGTCGTTTCGCGAAGCAAGCCTGAAAGTTTGGACTTGAATGATGGTGTAGAGCGGATATGGATACAGGCTGATTTGTCTGAGTTGCACGCCGCTGCACTCGTCACGGATAAGCTGCAAAACGAAACAGTGGACGTTCTCATTTACAATGTGGGGCTTTGGGAAAAGGAAGGTTTTGAAGATCATTATACGTTTGATAAAGATGAACCAGCGGATATAAGTCAATTGATTCATGTAAATATCACTTCGGCCATTGTATGCATTCAGGCAGTATTACCCCATATCCGGCAATCGACAGCTGGTAAAATTATTCTCATCGGTTCGACCGCCGGTCTGAACAATTCAAACAGCACGCAGGTCTCTTTTGTCGCGTCCAAATTTGCCATTCGTGGCATTACAGAAGCTCTCAGAGAGCATACAAGAAGTGACGGTATTGCCGTTACTTGTATCAACCCGGGTGAGCTAGCAGCTGAAATTCCTTATGAAGAAGGAAGTGAGCGGGCCCTCTCCGCCTATAATGGGACACGAATTCCACTTCAGGATATCGTTGCTCTAGTGAAATGCGTAGTCAGTCTGTCCAAGGCATCGTGTGTGAAAGAAATCAATATCCCAGCTTTAACGGATATGAACACCTAA
- a CDS encoding M56 family metallopeptidase — translation MNSLFALMSSLTVAGTVVVTFIWLTQHLSTAIWPTKWRYVINKMAVGLYLLPVVLIIQWISRMVPFRTPNDPSMNESTSSVQHAHPGALLSFKPEPLFPEWSISTNAAFFVIAIWAIGVVAFAAWQTYCYRRFLKQLANTSTAVPLNSEAVNQLYLIKQALGIKSKVRLAYSSSIQSPILVGLWKPVIYLPMESTANVDMSMIIRHELIHLKRKDLWIKVFMLGASALHWFNPFVHFLRKDIHTWSELSCDEEVVKGMSQAERIRYGQTILNVISESRNIPVQFGASLSGDGKQLKRRLSLMLNVKNLSKKTIFLSVSTVFAVALISTSAAVWASDNTPQVAEDKAVSAQNQTANSSAEPVPVPSSAPSEAASDIQPSVTEAVPVPSTDPSESAGDIQPSVTEAVPVPSTDPSEAASDIQPSVTEAVPVPSTDPSEAANDIQPGVAEPALVPFTTPAEAEVK, via the coding sequence ATGAATAGCCTTTTTGCATTGATGTCCAGCCTAACCGTAGCTGGAACTGTCGTTGTCACATTTATTTGGTTAACACAGCACCTATCCACCGCGATTTGGCCTACGAAGTGGCGGTACGTCATTAACAAAATGGCGGTAGGCTTGTATTTATTACCCGTCGTTCTTATCATTCAGTGGATTTCGCGAATGGTTCCATTCCGTACGCCAAACGATCCCAGCATGAATGAATCTACTTCGAGCGTACAGCACGCCCATCCCGGAGCATTATTGAGCTTCAAGCCTGAGCCGCTCTTTCCAGAATGGTCGATTTCAACAAATGCGGCCTTTTTTGTAATAGCCATATGGGCAATCGGAGTTGTAGCTTTTGCAGCCTGGCAGACTTATTGTTACCGTAGATTTTTAAAGCAGCTGGCAAATACGAGCACTGCCGTCCCATTAAACAGCGAGGCGGTTAACCAGCTTTACCTGATTAAGCAGGCTCTTGGAATTAAAAGCAAAGTCCGGCTTGCTTATAGCTCCTCTATTCAGAGTCCCATACTTGTTGGCCTTTGGAAACCTGTCATTTATCTTCCTATGGAGAGTACCGCAAACGTAGACATGAGCATGATCATCCGTCATGAGCTGATTCATCTGAAACGCAAAGATTTATGGATTAAAGTGTTTATGCTAGGAGCCAGCGCCCTGCATTGGTTTAACCCTTTTGTTCATTTTCTTCGTAAGGACATTCATACATGGAGCGAGCTATCCTGCGATGAAGAAGTGGTCAAAGGCATGTCCCAGGCCGAGCGCATACGTTACGGGCAAACGATTTTAAACGTAATTTCAGAATCAAGAAATATCCCCGTACAGTTTGGCGCCTCTTTATCCGGTGATGGAAAACAATTAAAAAGGAGATTATCCCTGATGCTAAATGTTAAGAACCTGAGCAAGAAAACCATTTTTCTATCTGTTTCAACCGTATTTGCGGTAGCTTTAATCAGTACATCCGCTGCGGTATGGGCATCAGACAATACGCCCCAGGTAGCTGAGGATAAAGCGGTCAGCGCTCAAAATCAAACGGCCAACTCATCAGCGGAACCTGTTCCGGTGCCTTCCTCCGCTCCATCTGAGGCAGCTAGTGATATTCAACCGAGCGTAACAGAAGCCGTTCCCGTGCCTTCCACAGATCCATCTGAGTCGGCTGGTGATATTCAACCGAGCGTAACGGAAGCCGTTCCCGTGCCTTCCACAGATCCATCTGAGGCAGCTAGTGATATTCAACCGAGCGTAACGGAAGCCGTTCCCGTGCCTTCCACAGATCCATCTGAGGCAGCTAATGATATTCAACCGGGCGTAGCAGAGCCCGCTCTAGTTCCTTTTACCACTCCAGCTGAGGCAGAAGTTAAATAG
- a CDS encoding BlaI/MecI/CopY family transcriptional regulator codes for MNQIQKLSDTELELMEVIWECTPPVTSTELLSLFALKGKEWKAQTISTFLSRLVEKGALTTTRHGRINKYEPLISAEDYRLIGTQHVLDGLYQGSVKNMVSALYDGDKLSDEDIAELKKWLSEK; via the coding sequence GTGAACCAGATTCAAAAGTTGTCGGATACGGAATTAGAGCTAATGGAGGTGATTTGGGAGTGCACCCCGCCAGTCACATCTACTGAGCTTCTAAGCTTGTTTGCTCTAAAAGGAAAGGAATGGAAAGCACAGACCATTTCTACTTTCCTCTCGCGCCTAGTCGAGAAAGGTGCGCTGACTACTACAAGGCATGGACGGATCAATAAATACGAGCCGCTTATTTCGGCCGAGGATTACAGGCTAATAGGGACGCAGCACGTCTTGGATGGCTTATATCAAGGCTCCGTAAAAAACATGGTTTCGGCTTTGTACGATGGTGATAAGCTATCTGACGAGGATATTGCGGAACTTAAAAAATGGCTGTCGGAAAAGTAG
- a CDS encoding alpha/beta fold hydrolase encodes MLDTRTHTFGDSQYIQTTDGRQLHDMENGAGEFTVVFESGMGLSRSTWGLVQPLVAKYARAVVYDRAGTGRSQPDEAPRTLARITEDLACLLNHLGTGPFILVGHSWGGPIIRTAAAMNPAHIHGLVLVDPSDEHCGLYFEQSTVKHYARMNKLIPLLARTGLYRLMGSRPGRLLPKDVYKEHYKEDFTLQAARTMLAEGAPFLEDLRALREHPLKLEAIEVSVISGTQMSRMEQKFRPALHEAHRQTVAALARGRLI; translated from the coding sequence ATGCTGGACACGAGAACTCACACGTTTGGAGACAGCCAATATATTCAGACCACGGACGGGCGCCAGCTGCATGATATGGAGAACGGAGCAGGCGAATTTACCGTCGTATTCGAATCAGGCATGGGCTTGTCCCGCTCCACTTGGGGGCTTGTACAGCCGCTAGTTGCAAAATATGCGCGAGCCGTCGTCTACGACCGCGCGGGCACCGGAAGGAGCCAGCCGGACGAGGCGCCAAGGACGCTGGCTAGAATAACGGAAGATCTGGCTTGCTTGTTGAACCATTTGGGAACAGGCCCATTTATCCTCGTCGGGCATAGCTGGGGCGGACCGATCATTCGCACGGCAGCTGCGATGAATCCAGCACACATACATGGGCTTGTTCTGGTCGATCCATCGGACGAGCATTGTGGGCTATATTTTGAACAATCGACAGTGAAGCATTACGCGAGAATGAATAAGCTGATTCCGCTTCTTGCAAGAACGGGTCTGTATCGGCTAATGGGGAGCAGGCCTGGCAGGCTCCTACCTAAGGATGTATATAAGGAACACTACAAGGAGGACTTCACTCTGCAGGCAGCTAGAACGATGTTAGCTGAAGGAGCGCCATTCCTTGAGGACTTAAGAGCGCTTAGGGAGCATCCGCTTAAGTTGGAGGCCATAGAGGTGTCCGTCATCTCTGGCACTCAAATGTCTCGTATGGAGCAAAAGTTTCGGCCTGCGCTTCATGAAGCCCATCGACAGACGGTCGCTGCATTAGCGAGAGGCCGTTTGATTTAG
- a CDS encoding sigma-70 family RNA polymerase sigma factor, protein MYNSYELNESVRRALDLYSHSLIKIAFTYLKNIADAEEVTQEVFLTYLQKRPVFENSEHEKAWLIRLTINKSKNMLKTGWFKSRNPVPEDLSYLPPEENGILQAVLALDKKYRIPIHLHYYEGYSIKEIADIMQTKSATVGTWLARGRLILKDKIGGLEDEEICL, encoded by the coding sequence GTGTACAATTCATATGAGCTCAATGAATCTGTACGGCGGGCCTTGGATCTATATTCACACAGCTTGATTAAAATAGCCTTTACGTACCTGAAAAATATAGCTGATGCAGAAGAAGTGACCCAAGAGGTATTTCTCACCTATTTGCAGAAGCGCCCTGTGTTTGAAAACAGTGAACACGAAAAAGCGTGGTTGATTCGATTAACCATTAATAAAAGTAAAAATATGCTGAAAACCGGATGGTTCAAAAGCAGAAATCCTGTTCCCGAAGATCTTAGCTATCTCCCACCAGAAGAAAATGGGATCTTGCAGGCTGTACTGGCCTTGGACAAGAAATATCGAATTCCAATTCATCTGCACTACTATGAGGGATATTCCATCAAGGAAATTGCGGATATCATGCAGACTAAGTCAGCAACGGTAGGAACATGGCTCGCAAGAGGACGTCTTATCTTAAAAGACAAGATTGGAGGCCTGGAGGATGAAGAAATCTGTTTATAA
- a CDS encoding ABC transporter substrate-binding protein — translation MYWNSRKTSYPVIVGLLSLILFLSACSGHAGSNNGGAPSPSLSPSPSAVRGQDKSAAFPRTIEAANGSIVIEKQPERIAVVHWGYIESILLFDLKTVGLALPFTKESSSLESDNYKPYVDKIDELVVVGENTTVNMESLLEYAPDLIIAGNAINAEVTDQLEKIATTVVVDEAQTDVWTNWPVLVTKFGEILAQEDVATDFIAGFENKIKDAKEKLADVEGNVAFLQIRDKVAYLGGILNH, via the coding sequence ATGTATTGGAATTCGAGAAAAACAAGTTATCCCGTAATCGTTGGATTGCTGAGCCTGATTTTGTTCTTGAGTGCTTGCTCTGGCCATGCGGGATCGAATAATGGAGGGGCGCCGAGTCCTTCGCTTAGCCCATCACCGAGTGCCGTCAGAGGGCAGGATAAGTCAGCGGCATTTCCGCGCACCATTGAGGCCGCCAACGGAAGCATTGTCATTGAGAAGCAGCCAGAGCGCATCGCGGTGGTTCACTGGGGCTACATAGAATCAATTCTGCTCTTCGATCTGAAGACCGTGGGACTCGCATTGCCGTTTACGAAGGAGAGCTCCTCGCTGGAATCGGACAACTACAAGCCTTATGTAGACAAGATTGACGAATTAGTAGTTGTAGGCGAGAACACGACGGTTAACATGGAGAGTCTGCTGGAGTATGCGCCAGATCTCATTATCGCCGGGAACGCAATTAACGCCGAAGTAACCGATCAACTGGAGAAAATAGCGACGACGGTTGTCGTCGACGAGGCTCAGACCGACGTGTGGACCAACTGGCCGGTGCTGGTCACGAAGTTTGGCGAAATTTTGGCTCAAGAGGATGTGGCGACTGATTTCATCGCTGGATTCGAGAACAAAATCAAGGACGCCAAGGAAAAGCTGGCCGATGTAGAAGGCAACGTGGCATTTCTGCAAATCCGGGATAAGGTAGCCTACTTGGGTGGAATCCTGAATCATTGA
- a CDS encoding DUF2564 family protein — MAKHTDTSWKNDHPSTLLSNSVQKANHAVKQAMSYPEEQTAKQAYDSIAHAENALDNAEQHHEHMDTVQQNKEQLELLEHQLDELQENRKDR; from the coding sequence TTGGCTAAGCACACAGACACAAGCTGGAAAAATGATCATCCAAGCACTTTGCTCAGTAACTCTGTCCAAAAGGCAAATCATGCGGTGAAGCAAGCGATGTCTTATCCGGAAGAGCAAACAGCTAAGCAAGCATACGATTCAATAGCACATGCAGAAAATGCGCTAGATAATGCAGAGCAACATCACGAACACATGGACACCGTCCAGCAAAATAAAGAGCAGCTAGAGCTTTTGGAGCATCAATTGGACGAACTACAAGAAAATAGGAAAGATCGGTAA
- a CDS encoding GyrI-like domain-containing protein translates to MDIKIETLPKYRIAYVRQVGPYGPANSQAMEKLKNWAKGEHLLTESTILLGVPQDNPETTLPENCRYDACIVISREYPDDDSICEGQLDGGTYAICTIKHTAEAIQRAWNEIFPYLQNGGYQMDNKPILERYIGDMLENDFCEICVPVKPL, encoded by the coding sequence ATGGATATTAAAATCGAAACTTTGCCGAAATACCGCATTGCCTATGTGCGACAGGTTGGGCCATATGGTCCTGCCAATTCTCAAGCCATGGAGAAGCTGAAAAATTGGGCCAAAGGGGAACATCTGCTTACTGAATCGACAATCCTGCTCGGGGTGCCGCAAGATAACCCTGAAACAACACTACCGGAGAACTGTCGATATGATGCATGTATTGTCATTTCAAGGGAATATCCAGATGATGATTCCATTTGCGAGGGCCAGCTTGATGGTGGAACGTATGCTATTTGTACAATCAAACATACAGCGGAAGCCATTCAAAGAGCATGGAATGAAATTTTTCCATACTTACAAAACGGCGGATACCAAATGGACAATAAACCGATTTTAGAAAGATATATCGGTGATATGCTTGAGAATGATTTTTGCGAAATATGCGTGCCTGTTAAACCCCTATAA
- a CDS encoding methyl-accepting chemotaxis protein — MRRLRNLSLLIKLVSVIGLVLLLVFSALITVNLTQLKKVSSAKGELEAQNAGKAFAVMLENQLTSVHSTLGALSDTLLEARENRSMSRADIVSLLTRMLEQRPELLSFYTLWEPNAFDNKDAESVSLTDYDDKTGRFLPWIVRSGGAVVAKPNVDYESPGLGDYYHIPKLTKKMVYMEPYAWEIDGQTVQLMSIIMPIVDEKGEFLAIIGADISLDHLQTEAASYKPLGGHVALVTGNGNYVANPDNPDSLGQPFGDSKQNERLWQQVQEKETLKGYTPNSQGLNILRSFEPIQLPGGNASWYAVTSVKEDIIFSTYAHNRMISILMASFAMLMIGLLVTLLLRYIVLRHIRALVGKLQIMAEGDLTQKLEVKSGDEFGQLAQHFNVMTDKLRDMFHMVADLTMSIGATSEQLTASAEQTSQASEAIAASMQDTAEGAHTQNTHAEHTTTVMSEMALGVLRIAKSSAQVSESASGVAEQTADGSNRILQAVNQMEQAQLAVTDTERAIGRLSQRSEEIGNIIGIITSISSQTNLLALNASIEAARVGEQGKGFAVVASEVRKLAEQTQYAAEQVRGLIEGVRHDTAEAAAAMAKGSLEVEAGVKSVAESGKLFEAITSEMTDVNSQIQEVSASVQQISASAEQITTTTAQLAHIAQETSGNAHSVAAASEEQLASMEEIASSADALSHMVQELLDKMAQFKI, encoded by the coding sequence ATGAGAAGATTACGGAATTTATCCTTGCTTATTAAGCTAGTATCAGTGATAGGGCTCGTGCTGCTCCTTGTGTTCAGCGCGCTAATCACAGTCAATCTAACTCAACTGAAAAAAGTCAGTTCAGCCAAAGGAGAGCTGGAAGCCCAGAATGCCGGCAAAGCGTTCGCCGTTATGCTGGAGAATCAGTTGACATCCGTCCATTCAACACTTGGCGCTTTGTCGGATACCTTGCTTGAGGCAAGAGAAAATAGGAGCATGTCGCGCGCAGATATCGTTTCTCTGTTGACCCGTATGCTGGAGCAGCGCCCGGAGCTTCTTAGCTTCTATACCCTTTGGGAACCGAATGCCTTCGACAACAAAGACGCGGAATCTGTTTCATTGACGGACTACGATGACAAGACGGGGCGCTTCTTGCCTTGGATTGTTCGCAGTGGAGGCGCAGTTGTCGCAAAACCGAACGTAGACTACGAAAGTCCGGGGCTAGGCGATTATTATCACATACCTAAACTGACGAAAAAAATGGTCTATATGGAGCCTTACGCCTGGGAAATAGACGGACAGACTGTACAATTAATGTCGATCATCATGCCGATTGTGGATGAGAAGGGCGAATTTCTGGCCATTATCGGAGCCGATATTTCCTTAGATCATTTGCAGACGGAAGCCGCTAGCTATAAACCACTCGGTGGCCATGTTGCGCTCGTAACCGGAAACGGCAACTATGTCGCCAATCCTGATAACCCCGATTCGCTCGGCCAGCCATTCGGCGATAGCAAGCAAAATGAAAGGCTTTGGCAGCAGGTACAGGAAAAAGAAACATTGAAGGGCTATACGCCGAATTCCCAAGGACTGAATATATTACGTTCATTTGAGCCGATTCAGCTGCCGGGAGGCAATGCTTCATGGTACGCCGTAACATCGGTTAAGGAAGATATTATTTTCTCAACCTATGCCCACAACCGTATGATTTCGATTTTGATGGCCAGCTTTGCGATGCTTATGATCGGTTTGCTTGTGACGCTCCTTCTCCGCTATATTGTGCTGCGCCACATTCGTGCGCTAGTCGGGAAGCTGCAAATAATGGCAGAAGGCGACTTAACGCAAAAGCTGGAAGTGAAATCCGGCGACGAGTTTGGACAATTAGCGCAGCATTTCAATGTAATGACGGACAAGCTGCGAGACATGTTCCACATGGTTGCCGATTTGACAATGTCTATCGGTGCGACGTCAGAGCAATTGACGGCGAGTGCGGAGCAAACGAGCCAAGCATCGGAAGCCATCGCCGCATCGATGCAAGATACCGCTGAAGGAGCGCATACCCAAAATACTCATGCTGAACACACCACGACAGTAATGTCGGAAATGGCTCTTGGCGTGCTGAGGATCGCCAAATCATCCGCGCAAGTGTCTGAATCGGCAAGCGGAGTAGCGGAGCAAACGGCCGACGGCAGCAACCGTATCCTCCAAGCTGTCAACCAGATGGAGCAAGCGCAGCTTGCCGTGACTGATACGGAGCGCGCGATTGGTCGGCTTAGCCAGCGGTCAGAAGAGATTGGCAACATAATCGGCATCATCACAAGCATCAGTTCGCAAACGAACCTGCTCGCACTGAATGCCTCCATCGAGGCTGCCCGTGTCGGTGAACAAGGAAAGGGGTTCGCTGTCGTTGCCTCAGAGGTGCGCAAGCTTGCCGAACAGACGCAGTATGCGGCTGAACAGGTCAGAGGACTGATTGAAGGAGTTAGACATGATACTGCAGAGGCCGCCGCAGCAATGGCCAAAGGCAGCTTGGAAGTCGAAGCGGGGGTGAAATCTGTAGCAGAAAGCGGCAAGTTATTCGAAGCTATCACATCAGAAATGACCGACGTCAACAGTCAAATTCAAGAGGTATCCGCTTCGGTCCAGCAAATATCAGCAAGCGCCGAACAGATCACTACGACAACTGCGCAGCTGGCTCACATCGCACAAGAGACATCAGGCAATGCCCATAGCGTAGCCGCTGCCTCTGAAGAACAGCTTGCCTCTATGGAGGAGATCGCCTCTTCCGCCGATGCGCTAAGCCATATGGTTCAAGAATTACTCGACAAAATGGCCCAATTTAAAATATAA